One window of Chloroflexota bacterium genomic DNA carries:
- a CDS encoding FAD-dependent oxidoreductase gives MQSHAQAVIVGGGVGGCSIAYHLTLMGWKDVVVVERHEITSGSTFHSAGLVGQLRTSSSLTKLMRYSTDLYRRLKNETEVDPGWREVGSLRIASSAERMEELKRIVGYSKAFGMPLEMLSPKECHDLFPLMSLDGVQGGVYLPTDGYIDPTGLTNALMAGARSRGAKFLTNTRVTGITITNNQITEVATDKGPIKTDVVVNAAGLWGNDLARMVGLALPIIPMAHLYLITKPIAGQPHTMPTMRDPDNLVYYREEVGGLIAGGYEREPQPWGLDGVPQDWNFKLLEPDWDRFTPLMENAIKRVPALETAEIVQLLNGPEGFTPDSEYLLGPTAVRGFWAACAFCAHGLAGAGGIGKVMAEWIIDGHPEWDMWRLDVRRYGSQYNSQQYTLDRTVETYAQYYDIHYPAEERGSARPLRLSPAYHRLKELGAVFGEKGGWERPNWFGPNERDAKHTHRPKGWGQHNWSPAIGMEHVVTRERAGLFDETSFSKIEVLGPGAMMFLQRLCANDVDKPAGTVIYTQMLNPRGGIECDFTVSRLADDRFMIVTGTAFGTHDITWLRLNAPLDGSVYINDITSSRTCFGLWGPRARNILQKVTRDDVSNAAFPYMTAKQITVGNVPTLALRVTYVGELGWEFYAPTEYGQQLWDTLWEAGQEFGLVAAGYKAIDSLRLEKGYRYWSGDITPDYTPFEAGLGFAVALNKPVDFIGKQALIEAKAKGLTQKLCCLTLADPDTVTFGSEPIRADGQVVGWVTSGGYGYSVGKSIAYGYLPVELAKPGTKLTVECFGVEIEAVVEREPLWDARGEKIKI, from the coding sequence CCTCCAGCCTCACCAAGCTGATGCGCTACAGCACCGACCTCTATCGCCGCCTCAAGAACGAAACCGAAGTTGACCCCGGCTGGCGGGAAGTGGGCAGTTTGCGTATCGCCTCTTCGGCAGAGCGCATGGAAGAACTCAAGCGCATCGTCGGCTACTCCAAAGCTTTCGGCATGCCGCTGGAAATGCTCTCGCCCAAAGAATGCCATGATCTCTTCCCGCTCATGTCGCTCGACGGCGTGCAGGGCGGCGTGTACCTGCCAACCGACGGCTACATTGATCCGACCGGCCTGACCAACGCGCTGATGGCCGGGGCCAGGAGTCGCGGCGCGAAGTTCCTGACGAACACTCGCGTCACCGGCATCACAATAACCAATAACCAAATAACAGAAGTTGCCACCGACAAAGGCCCCATCAAAACGGACGTGGTCGTAAACGCCGCCGGTTTGTGGGGCAACGACCTTGCCCGCATGGTCGGCCTTGCTCTGCCCATCATCCCGATGGCTCATCTCTACCTGATCACTAAACCCATCGCCGGCCAGCCGCACACCATGCCGACGATGCGCGACCCGGACAACCTTGTGTATTACCGCGAAGAAGTGGGCGGCCTGATCGCGGGCGGCTACGAACGTGAGCCACAGCCCTGGGGCCTCGACGGCGTGCCGCAGGACTGGAACTTCAAACTCCTTGAGCCAGATTGGGATCGCTTCACGCCGTTGATGGAGAACGCCATCAAGCGCGTGCCTGCTCTTGAAACCGCCGAGATCGTGCAACTCCTCAACGGCCCCGAAGGCTTCACACCCGACTCGGAATACTTGCTTGGCCCGACGGCAGTGCGCGGCTTCTGGGCCGCCTGCGCCTTTTGCGCCCACGGCCTGGCCGGGGCGGGGGGCATTGGCAAGGTGATGGCTGAATGGATCATTGACGGCCACCCCGAATGGGACATGTGGCGGCTCGACGTGCGCCGCTACGGGTCGCAATACAACAGTCAGCAATACACGTTGGATCGCACCGTCGAAACTTACGCCCAGTATTACGACATTCACTATCCGGCTGAAGAGCGGGGGTCGGCCCGGCCCCTGCGGCTTTCGCCTGCCTATCACCGTTTGAAAGAGTTGGGCGCGGTCTTTGGCGAGAAGGGCGGCTGGGAACGGCCAAACTGGTTTGGCCCCAACGAGCGCGACGCCAAACACACCCACCGGCCCAAAGGCTGGGGCCAGCACAACTGGTCGCCGGCGATTGGTATGGAGCACGTTGTCACGCGCGAGCGCGCCGGGTTGTTTGACGAAACATCATTTAGCAAGATCGAAGTGTTGGGGCCGGGTGCGATGATGTTCTTGCAAAGATTGTGTGCGAATGACGTGGACAAACCTGCCGGAACCGTCATCTACACCCAAATGCTCAACCCGCGCGGCGGCATCGAATGTGACTTCACCGTGTCGCGGCTGGCCGATGATCGATTCATGATCGTCACCGGCACGGCTTTTGGCACGCACGACATCACCTGGTTGCGCCTCAATGCGCCGCTCGACGGCTCGGTGTACATCAACGACATCACCTCAAGCCGGACTTGCTTCGGCCTGTGGGGGCCTCGCGCCCGCAACATTTTGCAGAAGGTGACGCGAGACGATGTGTCCAACGCCGCCTTTCCTTACATGACGGCCAAACAAATCACCGTCGGCAACGTCCCGACCCTGGCTCTGCGCGTCACCTACGTTGGCGAACTAGGCTGGGAATTTTACGCGCCGACCGAATACGGCCAGCAGTTGTGGGACACGCTGTGGGAAGCAGGGCAAGAGTTTGGCCTGGTTGCCGCCGGATACAAAGCGATTGACTCTCTACGACTGGAGAAGGGCTATCGCTACTGGAGCGGCGACATCACGCCCGACTACACCCCGTTTGAAGCCGGCCTCGGTTTCGCCGTCGCCCTCAACAAGCCCGTTGACTTCATCGGCAAGCAGGCGTTGATTGAAGCGAAAGCGAAAGGCCTGACGCAAAAGCTGTGTTGCCTCACGCTGGCCGACCCGGATACGGTGACATTTGGCAGTGAGCCGATTCGGGCTGATGGGCAAGTGGTGGGTTGGGTAACGAGCGGCGGCTACGGCTACAGTGTGGGCAAGAGCATTGCTTACGGCTATCTGCCGGTTGAACTCGCCAAGCCAGGGACGAAGCTGACGGTCGAGTGTTTTGGGGTGGAGATTGAGGCGGTGGTGGAGAGAGAGCCGTTGTGGGATGCGAGAGGGGAGAAAATAAAAATATAA